The following are encoded together in the Aerococcus mictus genome:
- a CDS encoding MSCRAMM family protein, which translates to MKKGFTALLLAIAMLIFSFIPTRVEAKELGPPIANQEVMAINEVNSQDKVTPSPETHKEVNSISEKDTTSQVAGQKKEGGDQKPATLKENTSSIKATGAESHSPKATQASGDKDQASKPVEEPADPEVRAEKSGEDLLDQAVDVAERSLSKHHDNIIKRVRVTKGNGQNLDSVRQWMTVKVNMDFELPDNTIKSGDITTIQLPQGLVFKETPSRFGVKDSTGAVVARASVNPQYKTITLSYTDYVEKHSGIQGTLFFSTRVDHVKEKKARKIPLNFQVGNQLILAGKIRWQGAIKPHYYPLQKDSWKSWQGDNIIQYRISVNRKGQDIYNGLISDALKSEKVDYLKDTLRVYKGKWRWNDKKSDFDFDHGVNVTSQVDIIWGENGQNFKIHFGHLSAEEGLMITYRARIGYQALDGEVINNYVRLTGDGISNEEGLSRYRYLSAGGKAQGYLYQLKIRKLDKTDSNKALAGAKFKLIRNRTGALIGEYETNQAGEIVIKNLLRDDYTLTESQAPAGYQLDPSPITIGAEDFDKNNKLAIKSISNQKVEEKIAIPVTKLWKGKALKEVSVFLIADGKKIQEVKLSQENDWKHSFDNLAKFKSDGSRIDYRVEEAALDGYRTEIKQKDANDVSQGVEIINVESPSWTLMTPPSREIKVTKTWLNAQGEAVTAPAAKIEVELYRDGQATGKTLALSKENHWSGSFKNLPVYESIENPKNYDYSIQEVGGDQGAIQVAGKWFKVTYQGAMKDGFQILNQAYPPEEPQTPPDKPKKPETPPVTPPDEPKKPETPPVTPPDEPKKPETPPVTPPDKPKKPETPPVTPPDKPKKPETPPVTPPDEPKKPETPPVTPPDQPKRPESPAKVSRPGVNPSTPTEKSLAPQKQVHKKAELPPTGFDNKTKDWLALGIGAVFVGCLFAWLGKHNKSRR; encoded by the coding sequence ATGAAGAAGGGATTTACTGCTTTATTATTGGCAATAGCAATGTTAATTTTCAGTTTCATACCGACCCGAGTAGAGGCTAAGGAGCTGGGACCTCCCATTGCTAATCAGGAAGTTATGGCAATAAATGAGGTAAATAGTCAGGACAAGGTCACTCCAAGTCCTGAAACTCACAAAGAAGTAAATTCAATTAGCGAGAAGGACACGACGAGTCAAGTTGCTGGTCAAAAGAAAGAAGGAGGCGACCAAAAGCCAGCGACTCTAAAGGAAAATACAAGTTCAATCAAAGCGACTGGAGCAGAAAGCCATTCTCCTAAGGCCACCCAGGCTAGTGGGGATAAAGACCAAGCTTCAAAGCCGGTGGAAGAGCCAGCTGACCCAGAAGTCAGGGCTGAAAAGTCAGGAGAAGACTTGCTGGACCAGGCTGTGGATGTGGCAGAAAGAAGCCTGTCTAAGCACCATGACAATATCATTAAAAGGGTAAGAGTAACTAAGGGCAATGGTCAGAACTTGGATAGCGTCCGCCAATGGATGACGGTTAAGGTCAATATGGACTTTGAGCTACCGGATAACACCATTAAATCTGGTGATATCACCACGATCCAGCTGCCTCAAGGCCTGGTCTTTAAAGAAACCCCTAGTCGTTTTGGGGTCAAGGATTCTACTGGAGCAGTCGTTGCTAGAGCTTCGGTTAATCCTCAATACAAAACCATTACCCTATCCTACACGGACTATGTCGAAAAGCATTCCGGCATCCAGGGTACTTTATTTTTCTCCACCCGGGTGGACCATGTCAAGGAGAAGAAAGCCAGAAAGATTCCTTTGAATTTTCAAGTCGGGAATCAGCTGATCTTGGCGGGAAAAATCCGCTGGCAAGGGGCTATAAAACCCCACTATTATCCCTTACAAAAAGATTCCTGGAAAAGCTGGCAAGGGGATAATATCATCCAGTACCGTATCTCTGTCAATCGCAAGGGACAAGACATTTATAATGGGCTTATTTCAGATGCTCTGAAAAGTGAAAAAGTTGACTACCTCAAGGACACTTTGCGTGTCTATAAGGGCAAGTGGCGCTGGAACGATAAGAAGAGTGATTTTGATTTTGACCATGGTGTCAATGTGACTTCGCAAGTGGACATTATTTGGGGAGAAAATGGTCAAAATTTCAAGATTCACTTTGGACACTTAAGCGCTGAAGAAGGATTAATGATTACCTACCGGGCTCGCATTGGCTACCAAGCCCTTGATGGCGAAGTCATTAACAATTACGTGCGACTGACCGGTGATGGGATTTCAAATGAAGAAGGCCTCAGTCGTTATCGCTATCTTTCTGCTGGTGGGAAGGCCCAAGGCTATCTTTATCAGCTTAAGATTCGTAAGTTAGATAAGACCGACTCAAATAAAGCTTTAGCAGGCGCTAAATTTAAGCTGATTCGCAACCGTACTGGAGCCCTTATTGGTGAGTACGAAACCAATCAAGCGGGGGAAATAGTAATTAAGAACCTGCTAAGAGATGACTACACCCTGACGGAAAGCCAAGCACCGGCGGGTTATCAATTGGATCCAAGTCCCATAACCATTGGGGCGGAAGACTTCGACAAGAATAACAAGTTGGCCATTAAATCCATTAGCAATCAAAAAGTGGAAGAAAAAATCGCTATCCCAGTCACCAAGCTTTGGAAGGGCAAGGCCTTAAAAGAGGTCAGCGTTTTCTTAATAGCAGATGGTAAAAAGATTCAAGAAGTCAAACTTTCACAAGAAAACGACTGGAAGCATAGCTTTGATAATCTGGCTAAATTCAAGTCAGACGGCAGTCGCATTGATTATAGGGTGGAAGAGGCAGCCTTAGATGGTTATCGCACGGAAATCAAGCAAAAGGATGCTAACGATGTCAGTCAAGGTGTTGAAATTATTAATGTAGAAAGCCCCTCCTGGACCCTAATGACGCCACCAAGCCGAGAGATCAAAGTGACGAAGACTTGGTTAAACGCCCAAGGGGAGGCCGTAACCGCGCCAGCTGCTAAGATTGAAGTCGAACTCTACCGCGACGGTCAAGCCACCGGCAAGACCTTGGCGCTGTCGAAAGAAAATCACTGGAGCGGTTCATTTAAGAATTTACCAGTTTATGAATCGATAGAAAATCCCAAAAATTACGACTACAGTATTCAAGAGGTTGGCGGAGACCAGGGTGCGATCCAAGTCGCTGGCAAGTGGTTCAAGGTGACCTACCAAGGGGCGATGAAGGATGGCTTCCAAATTCTTAACCAAGCCTATCCTCCAGAGGAACCCCAAACCCCACCAGATAAACCCAAGAAGCCGGAGACGCCACCTGTGACCCCACCGGATGAACCCAAGAAGCCGGAGACGCCACCCGTGACCCCACCAGATGAACCCAAGAAGCCGGAGACGCCACCTGTGACGCCGCCGGATAAACCCAAGAAGCCGGAAACGCCACCTGTGACGCCGCCGGATAAACCCAAGAAGCCGGAGACGCCACCCGTGACGCCGCCGGATGAACCCAAGAAGCCGGAGACGCCACCTGTAACGCCGCCGGACCAACCTAAGAGACCAGAATCTCCAGCGAAAGTATCCCGGCCTGGCGTAAATCCATCCACGCCAACTGAAAAATCCCTAGCCCCTCAAAAACAAGTTCATAAAAAAGCGGAATTACCGCCTACTGGCTTTGACAATAAGACTAAGGATTGGCTGGCTTTGGGAATCGGAGCAGTCTTTGTTGGTTGTCTCTTTGCTTGGCTAGGAAAGCATAATAAATCCCGGCGCTAA
- the rsmG gene encoding 16S rRNA (guanine(527)-N(7))-methyltransferase RsmG: protein MNPEEFKAALVEQGIDLTDLQMQQFESYYQLLVSWNEKINLTAITDRDEVYLKHFYDSLTLAFSLETDLTGKKLVDVGSGAGFPSIPLKIAFPQLQVSIVDSLNKRIKFIETVTEELGLAGVSAYHDRAEDFGQNKAFRGQFDLATARAVARLSVLSEYCLPLVKKGGLFVAMKAAKADEEIADAKKAIATLGGKFSQDLALELPGQAGERHLLVIEKRKETPNKYPRKAGLPNKKPIQ from the coding sequence ATGAACCCAGAAGAATTTAAGGCAGCCCTGGTTGAGCAGGGGATTGACCTGACCGATTTACAAATGCAACAATTTGAGAGCTACTACCAACTGCTAGTTTCCTGGAATGAAAAGATTAACCTCACCGCCATTACCGACCGCGATGAAGTGTATTTGAAACACTTTTATGATTCCCTGACCCTGGCCTTTAGCTTGGAGACCGATTTGACGGGTAAAAAGCTGGTTGACGTGGGATCGGGAGCAGGTTTTCCTAGCATCCCGCTCAAGATTGCCTTCCCTCAATTACAGGTCAGCATTGTTGACAGCTTGAACAAGCGGATCAAATTTATTGAAACTGTGACGGAAGAACTGGGACTAGCAGGCGTTTCAGCCTACCATGACCGGGCGGAAGATTTTGGTCAAAATAAGGCCTTCCGCGGGCAATTTGACCTAGCCACCGCCCGGGCAGTCGCACGTTTGAGCGTTTTAAGCGAGTATTGCCTGCCCCTAGTGAAAAAAGGCGGACTTTTTGTGGCCATGAAGGCAGCCAAGGCGGATGAAGAAATCGCTGATGCTAAGAAGGCCATTGCGACTTTAGGGGGCAAGTTTAGCCAAGACTTGGCCTTAGAACTCCCTGGTCAAGCCGGCGAACGCCATCTCCTAGTCATTGAAAAGCGTAAAGAAACTCCTAATAAATACCCCCGTAAGGCCGGTTTGCCCAATAAGAAACCCATCCAATAG
- a CDS encoding sensor histidine kinase, translating into MGLTYLGELFILMMERVGLIVLLAVLLVHFSYFKKLLVQRNSPKRMLSLIILFGFFAILSNLVGIQITSEGLKYSGLLTQISPNTSIANTRSLAIGVSGFVGGPWVGSAVGLIAGVHRFFQGNGSNAFYMLSSPLIGFLAGYAGKKSSSSNAYAPFIKPIKGSLVAVGLECIQLLFIGIFSREGWPLVQLIALPMILLNSVGTFIFLSTIVNTLIQEEQARAVQTHDVLALTMQTLPYLRSGLEGLKGEKAQELATMIKASTKVSAVSLTNQSKILAHVGAGIDHHFPSHDVITELSREVIESGQMRIAHSKSEIGCTHPDCPLEAAIVVPLKSNQQVLGSMKLYFTNPSQLSYVEEQLARGLGAIFSMQLELGEAQLQSKLLQDAEIKSLQAQVNPHFFFNTINTILAVMRFDHDRARQLLLQLTTYFRHNLQASRQTKIPAEKELEHLYAYLSLNDARFPDRYHIELDMPEALNQYLLPPLCIQVLVENAIRHAFPDKKDNNTVVIEIKKLDDQLEIVVADNGVGIEEGQLQRLGKESVESKEGTGTALENLARRIENLYGDKGSFQAANRPTGGARFTLTFPLELANKED; encoded by the coding sequence ATGGGACTGACTTATCTGGGTGAACTTTTTATCCTAATGATGGAAAGGGTCGGTTTGATTGTTCTCTTAGCCGTCCTCTTAGTTCACTTCTCGTATTTCAAGAAATTACTGGTACAAAGAAATTCGCCCAAGCGGATGTTGTCTTTGATTATTTTGTTTGGCTTTTTTGCCATTCTCTCCAACTTAGTCGGGATTCAAATTACTTCAGAAGGCCTCAAGTATTCGGGCTTACTAACCCAGATCTCCCCCAATACCTCTATTGCCAACACCCGGTCCCTAGCCATTGGCGTGTCAGGATTTGTCGGTGGCCCCTGGGTGGGGAGTGCGGTTGGTCTGATCGCTGGGGTTCATCGTTTCTTCCAAGGGAATGGGTCCAACGCCTTTTATATGCTGTCTTCGCCCCTGATTGGTTTTCTGGCCGGTTACGCGGGCAAGAAATCTTCCTCCAGTAATGCCTACGCCCCCTTTATCAAGCCCATCAAAGGGTCCCTGGTGGCAGTGGGCTTAGAATGCATTCAACTCCTCTTTATCGGGATCTTCTCCCGGGAAGGTTGGCCCCTGGTCCAATTAATCGCCCTACCCATGATTCTCTTAAATAGTGTCGGAACCTTTATCTTCCTCTCAACCATTGTTAATACCCTGATCCAGGAAGAACAGGCCCGGGCTGTCCAAACCCACGACGTCCTCGCCCTGACCATGCAGACCCTCCCCTACTTGCGGTCGGGTCTGGAAGGACTCAAAGGCGAAAAAGCCCAAGAACTGGCGACCATGATCAAGGCCTCCACCAAGGTTTCAGCCGTCTCTTTGACCAACCAAAGTAAGATCTTAGCCCATGTCGGGGCCGGGATCGACCATCACTTTCCCAGCCACGATGTGATTACTGAACTCTCCCGGGAGGTTATTGAGTCGGGGCAGATGCGGATTGCCCACAGTAAGAGCGAAATTGGCTGTACCCACCCTGATTGTCCCCTAGAAGCGGCCATTGTGGTGCCCTTGAAGTCTAACCAGCAAGTCCTCGGTTCCATGAAGCTCTACTTCACTAACCCCAGCCAGCTCTCCTATGTGGAAGAACAACTCGCCCGGGGCCTAGGGGCAATTTTTTCCATGCAGCTGGAACTTGGGGAAGCCCAACTACAAAGTAAGTTGCTCCAAGATGCTGAGATTAAGTCCTTACAAGCCCAAGTCAACCCCCACTTTTTCTTTAATACCATTAATACAATCCTGGCGGTTATGCGCTTTGACCATGACCGGGCTCGGCAGTTACTGCTCCAATTGACCACTTATTTCCGCCACAACTTGCAAGCCAGCCGGCAAACCAAGATCCCAGCGGAAAAGGAATTGGAACACCTCTATGCCTACCTGTCCTTGAATGACGCCCGTTTCCCTGACCGCTACCACATTGAACTCGACATGCCCGAGGCCCTTAACCAATACCTCCTGCCGCCCCTCTGTATCCAAGTCCTGGTGGAAAATGCTATCCGCCACGCCTTTCCCGATAAGAAGGACAATAACACTGTGGTGATTGAGATCAAGAAGCTGGACGACCAGCTGGAAATTGTAGTTGCAGATAATGGTGTAGGAATTGAGGAAGGCCAACTCCAACGCCTGGGTAAGGAAAGTGTTGAATCCAAGGAAGGAACTGGGACAGCTTTAGAAAACCTAGCAAGGCGGATTGAGAACCTTTATGGCGACAAGGGCAGCTTTCAAGCCGCCAACCGCCCAACTGGTGGCGCTCGCTTTACCCTGACATTTCCCTTAGAATTAGCTAACAAGGAGGACTAA
- a CDS encoding LytR/AlgR family response regulator transcription factor, with the protein MKVLIVDDEQMARQELAYLVKEHDQVSQVKTADSIDQAITMMLDEKPDILFLDIHLEGETGFDLAKKLKAVHNPPYLIFATAYDQYALEAFEANANDYILKPFEESKIHAAIDKYYQSLERASGQVDQDQESKRHEAIPIQSNDRVYLLRPEEIFLVSVQGHTLSIESYDKTYEMAGSLSAIEKKLPKDLFLRTHRSYLINIDQIQEIQPWFNQTYQVTLRNGSKVPVSRSYLKDFKDRLPIE; encoded by the coding sequence ATGAAAGTTTTGATTGTTGATGACGAACAAATGGCGCGCCAAGAGCTGGCTTACTTGGTCAAGGAACACGACCAGGTTAGCCAGGTGAAAACCGCCGACAGCATTGACCAAGCCATCACCATGATGTTGGATGAGAAACCTGATATTCTCTTTCTAGACATCCACCTCGAGGGCGAAACCGGCTTTGACCTGGCAAAGAAACTCAAGGCCGTCCACAACCCACCCTATCTCATCTTTGCCACCGCCTATGACCAATACGCCCTAGAGGCCTTTGAAGCCAATGCCAATGACTATATCTTAAAACCCTTTGAAGAGTCTAAGATCCATGCGGCAATCGACAAATACTACCAAAGCCTGGAGCGGGCCAGTGGCCAAGTCGACCAAGACCAAGAAAGTAAGCGCCATGAGGCTATCCCTATCCAAAGTAATGACCGGGTCTACCTCCTTCGTCCAGAAGAAATCTTCCTGGTTTCGGTCCAAGGTCACACCCTCAGTATCGAAAGCTATGACAAGACCTATGAAATGGCGGGGAGTTTGAGTGCCATTGAGAAGAAATTACCCAAGGACCTCTTTTTAAGAACCCACCGCTCCTACCTAATTAATATCGACCAGATCCAAGAAATCCAACCCTGGTTCAACCAGACCTACCAAGTCACCTTGAGAAACGGCAGTAAGGTGCCTGTTTCTAGGTCCTATCTCAAAGATTTCAAAGACCGCCTGCCCATCGAATAA
- the lrgA gene encoding antiholin-like murein hydrolase modulator LrgA: MEKKQTEKQEVKQANFLTQAGIFAVIMLISGYLSKLSPIPMPASVIGLILLFASLCLGIVKLEQVESLSQKLISILSFLFVPSGISLMNSLGIMATSGVQIVFLVIFWTIMAMVFIGYIGEGIEWVRKKVSSSQESSESSYSYSNNVSH, encoded by the coding sequence ATGGAAAAGAAACAAACAGAAAAACAAGAGGTTAAACAAGCGAACTTTCTAACTCAAGCGGGGATCTTCGCAGTGATTATGCTGATTTCAGGCTATCTCTCTAAACTATCCCCCATCCCCATGCCAGCTTCAGTGATTGGTCTAATCTTACTTTTCGCCAGTCTCTGCTTAGGCATTGTCAAACTGGAACAAGTGGAAAGCTTATCACAAAAATTGATTTCGATTCTTTCCTTCCTCTTCGTCCCCTCCGGAATTTCCTTAATGAATTCTCTTGGGATCATGGCCACATCCGGCGTACAAATTGTTTTCTTGGTCATCTTCTGGACCATCATGGCTATGGTATTCATCGGTTACATCGGTGAAGGCATTGAATGGGTACGTAAGAAAGTATCCAGCTCACAAGAAAGCAGCGAAAGTTCTTACTCATACAGTAACAATGTCAGCCACTAG
- the lrgB gene encoding antiholin-like protein LrgB: MSAYLGIVISFVAFGIGTWLYNRFNHFFLFTPLFVAMILGIGFLVVTGIPYEAYQPGGKVIMFFLEPATIAFAIPLYKQRKLLVKYWKQIAIMLVGGMALSLVSLGIMAKLIHMDNSIIAALLPQPATTAIALPIAESLGGISSITAAAVIFNAVIVSAVGKGLLEWLHIEDPVARGLALGTAGHTIGAAVGLEMGETEGAMASVAMVVVSVLTVFVVPMIAPLFGI; this comes from the coding sequence ATGTCAGCTTATTTAGGAATTGTTATTTCATTTGTTGCCTTTGGGATTGGGACTTGGTTATACAACCGTTTTAACCATTTCTTCCTCTTCACCCCACTCTTTGTCGCTATGATTTTAGGAATCGGTTTCTTAGTCGTCACCGGAATTCCTTATGAAGCTTATCAACCCGGTGGAAAGGTGATCATGTTCTTCCTTGAACCAGCCACCATCGCCTTTGCCATCCCACTCTATAAGCAAAGAAAACTACTCGTTAAATATTGGAAACAAATCGCTATCATGCTTGTCGGCGGCATGGCCCTTTCCTTGGTATCTCTGGGTATCATGGCTAAGTTAATCCATATGGATAACTCTATTATTGCCGCCCTCTTACCTCAACCAGCCACCACCGCTATCGCCCTACCGATCGCAGAATCCTTAGGCGGTATCTCCTCCATCACTGCAGCAGCCGTGATCTTTAACGCCGTGATCGTTTCTGCAGTCGGTAAAGGCCTACTCGAATGGCTCCATATCGAAGATCCTGTTGCCCGTGGTCTCGCCTTAGGGACAGCCGGACACACCATCGGAGCAGCCGTTGGTTTAGAAATGGGTGAAACCGAAGGCGCGATGGCTTCCGTTGCCATGGTCGTAGTCAGTGTCTTGACCGTCTTCGTTGTCCCCATGATCGCACCACTCTTTGGTATCTAA
- a CDS encoding MFS transporter has product MKTDTEQQGLPWLPLMVMLGLVLLAIISELLPSGLLVQMGDDLGVDYGTVSYLVGGYALPAGLLAIPMTQVVTKFNRRPLLLVLTCGFALSNFLVFLAPNFPLAFMGRLIGGASAGTFWSMLGPYAMDMVSSENRGKAGTIALAGSPIGISLGLPLWTRLGQIAGWRIAFLATALAFLVLGLLAWRLLPSIPGQASDSRVKPTDVLKKPGFRVAILVVFLMVMAEYSVYVYIQLISERLGLALQSSQIFFGVGALLAVWIVARFIDSHLKHLMQGALLAGALAMFVFLALSGHPLLGLGAMVLWGMSFGPISSLLQNSVIRQVDKGHDVAMSIQTTVFDLSIMGASVMGASFYQGLGLGANLLVAMILFLGAALVVTVFRQYYE; this is encoded by the coding sequence ATGAAAACAGATACAGAACAGCAAGGCTTGCCCTGGCTGCCCTTGATGGTGATGCTGGGCCTAGTTTTATTAGCTATTATTTCGGAATTATTACCTTCCGGCCTCTTAGTGCAAATGGGGGATGACCTGGGAGTTGATTATGGGACGGTGTCTTACTTGGTGGGAGGCTATGCCTTACCCGCTGGGCTCTTAGCGATTCCGATGACCCAGGTGGTGACCAAGTTCAACCGCCGGCCCCTCTTACTCGTGTTAACCTGCGGCTTTGCCTTGTCGAACTTCCTGGTTTTCTTGGCCCCTAACTTCCCCTTGGCCTTTATGGGACGTTTGATCGGTGGGGCCAGTGCCGGGACATTTTGGTCCATGTTGGGCCCTTATGCTATGGACATGGTGTCCAGTGAAAACCGCGGTAAGGCCGGGACCATTGCTCTGGCGGGGTCACCGATTGGGATTTCGCTTGGATTGCCCCTGTGGACGCGTTTAGGTCAAATCGCTGGCTGGCGGATCGCCTTTTTAGCTACTGCACTAGCCTTTCTTGTCTTAGGCTTATTGGCTTGGCGGCTTCTTCCCTCGATTCCGGGACAAGCAAGTGACAGCCGGGTCAAACCGACTGATGTCTTGAAGAAACCGGGTTTCCGAGTAGCTATCTTAGTAGTCTTCTTGATGGTGATGGCTGAATATAGTGTCTATGTCTATATTCAATTGATTAGTGAACGCTTGGGGCTAGCCCTGCAAAGTTCTCAAATCTTCTTTGGGGTCGGTGCCCTCCTAGCGGTTTGGATTGTCGCCCGCTTTATTGACAGTCACTTGAAGCATTTAATGCAAGGGGCCCTCTTAGCGGGAGCGCTTGCCATGTTTGTCTTCCTGGCTCTTTCTGGCCATCCGCTTTTAGGCTTAGGGGCGATGGTGCTTTGGGGGATGAGCTTTGGCCCGATTTCCTCGCTCTTACAGAATTCGGTGATTCGCCAAGTGGACAAGGGCCATGACGTGGCCATGTCGATTCAAACCACGGTCTTTGACCTCTCCATTATGGGGGCCAGTGTCATGGGGGCTTCCTTCTACCAAGGTTTAGGTCTAGGTGCTAACCTGCTTGTGGCTATGATCCTCTTCTTGGGAGCTGCCCTGGTGGTGACGGTCTTTAGACAATATTATGAATAA
- a CDS encoding transglutaminase domain-containing protein, whose protein sequence is MKKRQVFGLFFSMLLFLWGCDHNQALNWVEDQLVDQEEVTNQVIEESETKPVESASQEESQAAPSKDQPGKTSQQKGRPQAPSKQEVIQQFKEAPLAGQVKEANYADLLPIVQRQLEQGTYQFVVDVTAPQASGSAIFERLRQDLYGTYYGIVLDYANAYSYQASPSKLKVLLTFRFHHDAAADQAIRDYARNFASQIQGKSDHEKVRLIHDAIIDKAHYHLGEGNDVQGVSIYSPACILSQGTGVCQAYAGLFQIMCEESGVKSLARTGIAYQYADKNQPIDHAWNLVQVNGQWLGVDTTWDDPVDLNNPQAEFKRYDYFLVDLSDTHFADDKIR, encoded by the coding sequence ATGAAAAAGAGACAAGTTTTCGGACTGTTTTTCAGCATGCTGCTTTTTTTGTGGGGCTGTGACCATAACCAAGCCCTCAACTGGGTAGAAGACCAGCTGGTTGATCAAGAAGAAGTGACTAATCAAGTCATAGAAGAAAGTGAAACTAAGCCGGTCGAATCGGCTTCTCAAGAAGAGAGTCAGGCAGCTCCTAGTAAGGACCAGCCAGGGAAGACTTCTCAGCAGAAGGGCCGGCCTCAAGCGCCGTCTAAGCAGGAAGTCATCCAGCAATTTAAAGAGGCCCCCCTGGCTGGCCAGGTTAAGGAAGCTAATTATGCCGACCTCCTGCCAATTGTCCAAAGGCAATTAGAGCAGGGGACCTATCAATTTGTGGTTGACGTGACCGCTCCCCAAGCCAGTGGCTCAGCCATCTTTGAGCGTTTGCGCCAAGACTTGTATGGGACTTATTACGGGATTGTCCTGGACTATGCCAATGCCTATTCCTACCAGGCCAGTCCCAGTAAGTTGAAGGTCTTATTGACCTTCCGCTTCCACCATGACGCCGCTGCTGACCAGGCTATCCGTGACTATGCCCGCAACTTTGCCAGTCAGATCCAGGGCAAGAGCGACCATGAAAAGGTTCGTCTCATCCATGATGCCATTATTGACAAGGCCCACTACCACCTAGGTGAGGGCAATGATGTCCAAGGCGTCTCGATTTATTCCCCGGCCTGCATCCTCTCCCAAGGCACTGGGGTTTGCCAGGCTTATGCTGGTCTCTTCCAGATTATGTGTGAAGAGAGTGGGGTCAAGTCACTGGCCCGGACCGGCATTGCCTATCAATACGCCGATAAGAACCAGCCCATCGACCACGCCTGGAACTTGGTCCAAGTCAATGGTCAGTGGCTGGGGGTCGATACGACTTGGGATGATCCCGTGGACCTCAATAATCCCCAAGCCGAGTTTAAACGTTACGATTACTTCTTAGTGGACTTGTCTGACACCCACTTTGCTGACGATAAGATACGTTAG
- a CDS encoding PspC domain-containing protein — MDFNGKRLYRKKYDRTFLGVCGGLGEYFNVDPVIFRIIFVALFLGGSVGFWLYLLMALIIPEEPDSQE; from the coding sequence ATGGATTTTAATGGAAAACGTTTATATCGTAAAAAGTATGATCGTACCTTTTTAGGGGTATGTGGTGGTTTGGGAGAGTATTTCAATGTGGATCCCGTTATCTTCCGCATCATCTTCGTTGCCCTTTTCTTAGGAGGGTCAGTCGGTTTTTGGCTGTACTTATTGATGGCCTTGATCATTCCTGAAGAGCCTGACTCACAAGAATAA
- a CDS encoding magnesium transporter CorA family protein: MAKVKEYGPADERFTWINLPVDDLDDLLEIGNTYGISEEMLAYASDKNERARLEYDDDTDTLLIIFNIANKKKVNYHYETLPMTLIIRNNVLLTFAHEDNDYVIQLMKHYIHRHSDEGLYKFLFSSLFLIVKEYFPLVEEMDRERNLLTKELRTRTTRKNLFNLSDLETGIAYFRTGARQNEILLEQFRSPSLFKRLDGIDIEELDDAVIEAKQLVEMTELSWQILDRLSDTYNNVLNNNLNETMRILTVLSILLTVPTIVTGFYGMNMDLPFVQSRFSWVFALIISALGWWILSRILKRFFDKH, encoded by the coding sequence ATGGCTAAAGTGAAGGAATATGGACCAGCAGACGAACGCTTTACCTGGATTAATTTACCGGTGGATGATTTAGACGACCTCCTCGAGATTGGGAATACTTACGGGATCAGTGAAGAAATGTTGGCCTATGCCAGCGACAAGAATGAACGGGCCCGCTTGGAGTACGATGATGATACCGATACCTTGCTGATTATTTTTAATATTGCTAATAAGAAGAAGGTTAACTATCATTATGAAACCCTGCCGATGACCCTCATCATTCGGAACAATGTCCTCTTAACCTTTGCCCATGAGGATAATGATTATGTTATTCAGTTGATGAAGCATTATATCCACCGCCACTCGGATGAAGGGCTCTATAAGTTTCTTTTCTCTAGTCTTTTTTTAATTGTTAAGGAATACTTCCCTTTGGTGGAGGAGATGGACCGGGAGCGCAACCTCTTAACCAAGGAATTACGGACCCGAACCACTCGCAAGAACCTCTTCAACCTGTCAGACTTAGAAACGGGGATTGCCTATTTCCGTACCGGGGCCCGGCAAAATGAAATTCTCTTGGAACAATTCCGCTCACCCTCGCTCTTTAAACGCTTGGATGGGATTGATATTGAGGAGCTGGACGACGCCGTCATTGAAGCCAAGCAGCTCGTGGAAATGACGGAGCTGTCCTGGCAAATTCTCGACCGCCTCTCCGACACCTATAACAACGTCTTGAACAATAACTTGAATGAGACCATGCGGATCTTGACCGTCCTCTCCATCCTTTTAACCGTGCCCACCATTGTGACCGGTTTTTACGGGATGAATATGGATCTGCCCTTTGTCCAAAGCCGCTTTTCCTGGGTCTTCGCCCTAATCATCTCCGCCTTAGGCTGGTGGATCCTGTCCCGAATCTTAAAACGGTTCTTTGATAAGCATTAG